In one Capra hircus breed San Clemente chromosome 22, ASM170441v1, whole genome shotgun sequence genomic region, the following are encoded:
- the KBTBD8 gene encoding kelch repeat and BTB domain-containing protein 8 isoform X1, giving the protein MAASADLSKSSPTPNGIPSSDTASDAMDPFHACSILKQLKTMYDEGQLTDIVVEVDHGKTFSCHRNVLAAISPYFRSMFTSGLTESTQKEVRIVGVEAESMDLVLNYAYTSRVVLTEANVQALFTAASIFQIPSIQDQCAKYMISHLDPQNSIGVFIFADHYGHQELGDRSKEYIRKKFLCVTKEQEFLQLTKDQLISILDSDDLNVDREEHVYESIVRWFEHEQNEREVHLPEIFAKCIRFPLMEDTFIEKIPPQFAQAIAKSCVEKGPASPNGCTQRLGMTASEMIICFDAAHKHSGKKQTVPCLDIFTGRVFKLCKPPNDLREVGILVSPDNDIYIAGGYRPSSSEVSIDHKAENDFWMYDHSTNRWLSKPSLLRARIGCKLVYCCGKMYAIGGRVYEGDGRNSLKSVECYDSRENRWTTVCAMPVAMEFHNAVEYKEKIYVLQGEFFLFYEPQKDYWGFLTPMTVPRIQGLAAVYKNSIYYIAGTCGNHQRMFTVEAYDIELNKWTRKKDFPCDESINPYLKLVLFQNKLHLFVRATQVTVEEHVFRTSRKNSLYQYDDITDQWMKVYETPDRLWDLGRHFECAVAKLYPQCLQKVL; this is encoded by the exons ATGGCCGCGTCGGCAG ATTTAAgtaagtcttccccaacaccgaATGGAATACCATCTTCAGACACAGCCAGCGATGCCATGGACCCCTTCCATGCTTGCAGTATTCTTAAGCAACTCAAAACAATGTACGATGAAGGACAGCTGACAGACATTGTAGTGGAAGTGGATCACGGGAAAACATTTTCCTGTCATAGAAACGTTCTTGCTGCAATCAGCCCTTATTTCAG ATCCATGTTCACTAGCGGCCTTACAGAAAGCACTCAAAAAGAAGTTCGAATTGTTGGTGTTGAAGCCGAGTCGATGGATTTAGTGTTGAACTATGCCTATACCTCCAGAGTTGTTCTGACAGAGGCCAATGTTCAAGCCTTGTTCACTGCAGCTAGCATCTTCCAGATTCCCTCCATCCAAGACCAGTGTGCCAAGTACATGATCAGTCATTTGGACCCACAAAATTCTATCGGGGTCTTCATCTTTGCTGATCATTACGGTCATCAGGAACTTGGAGATCGATCTAAAGAATACATTCGTAAAAAGTTCTTGTGTGTCACCAAAGAACAGGAGTTTCTTCAGCTGACAAAAGACCAACTGATAAGTATCCTAGACAGTGATGATTTAAATGTAGACCGGGAAGAGCATGTTTATGAGAGTATTGTAAGGTGGTTTGaacatgaacagaatgaaagagAAGTGCACCTTCCAGAAATTTTTGCCAAATGCATACGTTTTCCTCTGATGGAAGACACCTTTATAGAGAAAATTCCACCTCAGTTTGCACAGGCTATCGCCAAAAGCTGTGTGGAGAAGGGACCAGCCAGTCCCAATGGCTGTACACAGAGACTTGGAATGACTGCATCGGAAATGATCATATGTTTCGACGCAGCCCACAAACACTCAGGAAAGAAGCAAACAGTGCCTTGTCTAGATATATTCACAGGAAGAGTGTTCAAACTATGCAAACCACCAAATGATCTGAGAGAAGTTGGAATCCTTGTATCACCAGATAATGATATTTACATTGCAGGAGGGTACAGGCCAAGCAGCAGTGAGGTATCCATTGACCATAAGGCCGAAAATGATTTCTGGATGTATGACCATTCCACCAATAGGTGGCTTTCCAAACCGTCCTTGCTTCGAGCCAGAATAGGCTGCAAACTGGTATACTGCTGTGGTAAGATGTATGCAATTGGAGGGCGTGTCTACGAAGGTGATGGGAGAAACTCACTAAAATCTGTGGAGTGCTATGACAGCAGAGAGAACCGCTGGACTACTGTTTGCGCCATGCCTGTTGCAATGGAGTTTCATAATGCCGTGGAATACAAAGAGAAGATCTATGTTTTACAGG GAGAGTTTTTCCTCTTCTATGAGCCTCAGAAAGACTACTGGGGTTTCTTAACCCCCATGACTGTGCCTAGAATCCAGGGCTTAGCAGCTGTATACAAGAACTCTATCTACTACATAGCTGGAACCTGTGGAAATCATCAGCGGATGTTTACTGTAGAAGCCTATGATATTGAGCTCAATAAGTGGACTCGTAAGAAGGACTTTCCATGTGATGAGTCCATAAACCCATACCTTAAACTGGTACTTTTCCAGAATAAGCTCCATTTATTTGTTCGAGCTACTCAAGTGACCGTTGAAGAACATGTCTTCAGAACCAGCAGAAAAAATTCCCTTTACCAGTATGATGATATCACTGACCAATGGATGAAAGTGTATGAGACCCCAGATCGCCTCTGGGACCTTGGCCGGCATTTTGAATGTGCTGTTGCTAAACTGTATCCTCAGTGTCTTCAGAAAGTACTTTAG
- the KBTBD8 gene encoding kelch repeat and BTB domain-containing protein 8 isoform X2 — MFTSGLTESTQKEVRIVGVEAESMDLVLNYAYTSRVVLTEANVQALFTAASIFQIPSIQDQCAKYMISHLDPQNSIGVFIFADHYGHQELGDRSKEYIRKKFLCVTKEQEFLQLTKDQLISILDSDDLNVDREEHVYESIVRWFEHEQNEREVHLPEIFAKCIRFPLMEDTFIEKIPPQFAQAIAKSCVEKGPASPNGCTQRLGMTASEMIICFDAAHKHSGKKQTVPCLDIFTGRVFKLCKPPNDLREVGILVSPDNDIYIAGGYRPSSSEVSIDHKAENDFWMYDHSTNRWLSKPSLLRARIGCKLVYCCGKMYAIGGRVYEGDGRNSLKSVECYDSRENRWTTVCAMPVAMEFHNAVEYKEKIYVLQGEFFLFYEPQKDYWGFLTPMTVPRIQGLAAVYKNSIYYIAGTCGNHQRMFTVEAYDIELNKWTRKKDFPCDESINPYLKLVLFQNKLHLFVRATQVTVEEHVFRTSRKNSLYQYDDITDQWMKVYETPDRLWDLGRHFECAVAKLYPQCLQKVL, encoded by the exons ATGTTCACTAGCGGCCTTACAGAAAGCACTCAAAAAGAAGTTCGAATTGTTGGTGTTGAAGCCGAGTCGATGGATTTAGTGTTGAACTATGCCTATACCTCCAGAGTTGTTCTGACAGAGGCCAATGTTCAAGCCTTGTTCACTGCAGCTAGCATCTTCCAGATTCCCTCCATCCAAGACCAGTGTGCCAAGTACATGATCAGTCATTTGGACCCACAAAATTCTATCGGGGTCTTCATCTTTGCTGATCATTACGGTCATCAGGAACTTGGAGATCGATCTAAAGAATACATTCGTAAAAAGTTCTTGTGTGTCACCAAAGAACAGGAGTTTCTTCAGCTGACAAAAGACCAACTGATAAGTATCCTAGACAGTGATGATTTAAATGTAGACCGGGAAGAGCATGTTTATGAGAGTATTGTAAGGTGGTTTGaacatgaacagaatgaaagagAAGTGCACCTTCCAGAAATTTTTGCCAAATGCATACGTTTTCCTCTGATGGAAGACACCTTTATAGAGAAAATTCCACCTCAGTTTGCACAGGCTATCGCCAAAAGCTGTGTGGAGAAGGGACCAGCCAGTCCCAATGGCTGTACACAGAGACTTGGAATGACTGCATCGGAAATGATCATATGTTTCGACGCAGCCCACAAACACTCAGGAAAGAAGCAAACAGTGCCTTGTCTAGATATATTCACAGGAAGAGTGTTCAAACTATGCAAACCACCAAATGATCTGAGAGAAGTTGGAATCCTTGTATCACCAGATAATGATATTTACATTGCAGGAGGGTACAGGCCAAGCAGCAGTGAGGTATCCATTGACCATAAGGCCGAAAATGATTTCTGGATGTATGACCATTCCACCAATAGGTGGCTTTCCAAACCGTCCTTGCTTCGAGCCAGAATAGGCTGCAAACTGGTATACTGCTGTGGTAAGATGTATGCAATTGGAGGGCGTGTCTACGAAGGTGATGGGAGAAACTCACTAAAATCTGTGGAGTGCTATGACAGCAGAGAGAACCGCTGGACTACTGTTTGCGCCATGCCTGTTGCAATGGAGTTTCATAATGCCGTGGAATACAAAGAGAAGATCTATGTTTTACAGG GAGAGTTTTTCCTCTTCTATGAGCCTCAGAAAGACTACTGGGGTTTCTTAACCCCCATGACTGTGCCTAGAATCCAGGGCTTAGCAGCTGTATACAAGAACTCTATCTACTACATAGCTGGAACCTGTGGAAATCATCAGCGGATGTTTACTGTAGAAGCCTATGATATTGAGCTCAATAAGTGGACTCGTAAGAAGGACTTTCCATGTGATGAGTCCATAAACCCATACCTTAAACTGGTACTTTTCCAGAATAAGCTCCATTTATTTGTTCGAGCTACTCAAGTGACCGTTGAAGAACATGTCTTCAGAACCAGCAGAAAAAATTCCCTTTACCAGTATGATGATATCACTGACCAATGGATGAAAGTGTATGAGACCCCAGATCGCCTCTGGGACCTTGGCCGGCATTTTGAATGTGCTGTTGCTAAACTGTATCCTCAGTGTCTTCAGAAAGTACTTTAG